The Niallia sp. Man26 genome includes a window with the following:
- a CDS encoding replication initiation protein — MDDLIIDNENELDSISTKNWVTKSNELIESTYKLSLQEQRILLVMASKVQPSDETLKTYRFRARDFIEIIGNSKRTGFYSYLREIVNGLQTKVLTIKKDGKQRNYSWVITSIYEDNEGYITLQFHPELKGFFLELKDKFTSYQLENVVRLNSVYSIRIYELLKQYERIKKRKLTLMELRAFLGIEPTKYKQYGHFKSKVLLVAQNEVNNNTDISFMFNEIKTGRKVTSIEFIINSNSHQLIEVVLDESKQVEDKQLSLFDDLQILLSNLGISADKIEWLIKEFSEDQIRRNINYVLTRKDIKKRAGYAIKAIQLDYAQSIEDEIHEPELIIDPVEEAIREFIKDNVPKRRVKRIEHMPIYMLRQPAIKFFSKYVSEEEAIEIWDNRQDEIYNEISQQRKNKLITT; from the coding sequence ATGGATGATTTAATTATTGATAATGAAAATGAACTCGATAGTATCAGTACAAAAAACTGGGTGACCAAATCAAATGAGTTAATTGAAAGTACATATAAATTATCCTTACAAGAGCAGCGTATTCTGCTGGTAATGGCTTCTAAAGTTCAGCCAAGTGATGAGACATTAAAAACATATCGTTTCAGGGCTAGAGATTTTATAGAGATTATCGGAAACTCAAAAAGAACCGGATTCTATTCTTACCTAAGAGAAATAGTCAATGGCCTTCAAACAAAGGTTCTAACGATAAAAAAGGATGGTAAGCAACGAAATTATAGTTGGGTAATTACTTCTATATATGAAGACAATGAAGGCTATATAACTCTACAATTCCATCCTGAATTAAAAGGTTTTTTTCTAGAACTAAAAGATAAGTTTACATCCTATCAACTTGAGAATGTTGTACGTCTTAATTCTGTCTATTCAATTAGAATATATGAACTACTTAAACAGTATGAAAGAATTAAAAAAAGAAAGTTAACACTAATGGAATTACGCGCATTTTTAGGAATAGAACCTACTAAATATAAGCAATATGGACATTTTAAAAGCAAAGTATTATTAGTGGCCCAGAATGAAGTAAACAATAATACAGACATTAGTTTCATGTTTAATGAAATTAAGACTGGAAGAAAAGTAACCAGTATCGAATTTATTATTAATAGTAACTCTCATCAATTGATAGAAGTAGTTCTAGATGAATCTAAACAAGTAGAAGATAAGCAACTTTCACTTTTTGATGATTTACAAATTCTATTATCTAATCTAGGCATATCTGCAGATAAAATCGAATGGTTAATAAAAGAGTTTTCAGAGGATCAAATCAGAAGGAATATAAATTATGTTTTGACTAGAAAAGACATAAAAAAAAGAGCAGGCTATGCCATAAAAGCAATACAACTAGATTATGCTCAATCCATTGAAGACGAAATACATGAACCAGAATTGATTATTGACCCAGTCGAAGAAGCCATTCGAGAGTTTATAAAAGATAATGTCCCTAAGAGAAGGGTTAAGCGTATAGAACATATGCCAATTTATATGTTAAGACAGCCGGCCATAAAATTTTTCAGTAAGTATGTTTCAGAAGAAGAAGCAATTGAGATATGGGATAATCGCCAGGATGAAATATACAATGAAATTAGTCAGCAACGAAAGAACAAATTGATTACTACCTAA
- a CDS encoding ParM/StbA family protein: MARFVSIDIGNDAVKGYLGDLENKIYIPNVIADLKDRDIVEMEKEPLNALHVEITSSALKIKNGSFAVGKLASKYPNNDELTPEQDKSESDQPIVLLLTTLAYDAISKFKEEDGVIEATYYLSTGLPLDETKKGKAKEFRKKLKSAQHEVKFLKTPNFENKIVRIKFEQVIVNTEGFAAYVDLTTNDNGSTKNEELLGKTILINDIGGLSTDSAIITKDAEVDNEYSDGIKKGVSTYLDNIIKRVYSTHKYTIKSRRSLVEIITNTDSEEQYHIWVDGNRVSIKGIVDEELSILAKEEYKLIKELWRNVPDTRLAYQIGGGSVVLKPYLTEINQADKNYPLRFVSAEESVWMIARAYFKILMMYADSKGISINEAAASSE; the protein is encoded by the coding sequence ATGGCAAGATTCGTATCAATTGATATAGGAAATGACGCAGTAAAAGGATATTTAGGAGATTTAGAAAATAAGATATACATACCAAACGTTATAGCTGATTTAAAAGATCGTGACATAGTTGAAATGGAGAAAGAACCATTAAATGCACTTCATGTTGAAATAACTTCGTCTGCATTAAAAATTAAAAATGGCTCATTCGCCGTCGGGAAATTAGCATCAAAATACCCTAACAATGATGAGTTAACACCTGAACAGGACAAATCAGAAAGTGATCAACCTATTGTATTATTGCTAACAACCTTAGCCTACGATGCAATAAGTAAATTTAAAGAAGAAGATGGAGTTATTGAAGCAACATATTATCTTTCAACAGGATTACCATTAGATGAAACAAAAAAAGGTAAAGCAAAAGAGTTTAGAAAGAAACTGAAGTCTGCTCAACATGAAGTGAAGTTCCTTAAAACTCCTAATTTTGAAAATAAAATTGTTAGAATTAAATTTGAGCAAGTGATAGTTAACACGGAAGGTTTTGCAGCATATGTAGACTTAACTACAAATGACAATGGTTCTACAAAAAACGAAGAACTACTTGGCAAAACAATATTAATTAATGACATTGGTGGTCTATCAACGGATTCAGCAATTATCACAAAAGATGCTGAAGTAGACAATGAATATAGTGATGGAATTAAAAAAGGTGTTTCCACATACTTAGATAACATCATAAAAAGAGTTTATTCTACACACAAATATACTATAAAAAGCCGACGTTCTTTAGTAGAAATAATAACTAATACAGATTCAGAAGAACAATATCACATTTGGGTAGACGGTAACAGAGTATCAATTAAAGGTATTGTCGATGAGGAATTATCAATATTAGCAAAAGAAGAGTACAAACTAATTAAAGAACTATGGAGAAATGTACCAGATACACGCTTAGCTTACCAAATTGGTGGTGGTTCGGTAGTATTAAAACCTTATTTAACAGAAATAAATCAAGCAGATAAGAATTATCCACTTCGATTTGTATCTGCTGAGGAAAGTGTATGGATGATTGCTAGAGCTTACTTCAAAATCTTGATGATGTATGCAGATAGTAAAGGTATTTCTATTAATGAAGCAGCTGCTTCAAGTGAGTGA
- a CDS encoding MerR family transcriptional regulator, with the protein MNYWKISDFTEQIKLAFEHEKIHMNTIDGWFKALESKRIHYVMRTEDTKEKVYDDLDLQIAIFIKKRREEKWSLAAIYDDLANHVELRGFPADEVGPVAFEGDFETLKKQISEELRQTFNQMAASQIEEIKKHYDSIIEKIPKLPSPEEQKETRFKEMVVRRRVEAALEHEAIEMWSTKSESERYKKVGLFRKEEDFNKRYEFIRNYINENYEEKLKKEFDL; encoded by the coding sequence TTGAATTATTGGAAAATAAGTGATTTTACAGAACAAATTAAGTTAGCGTTTGAGCACGAAAAAATCCATATGAATACAATTGATGGATGGTTTAAAGCTCTTGAGAGTAAAAGGATTCATTATGTTATGCGGACAGAAGATACTAAAGAAAAAGTTTATGATGATTTGGATTTACAAATAGCAATATTTATAAAAAAACGTAGAGAAGAAAAATGGTCCTTAGCAGCTATATATGACGATCTGGCAAATCATGTTGAACTAAGGGGATTCCCTGCTGATGAAGTTGGACCCGTAGCGTTTGAAGGTGATTTTGAAACATTAAAAAAACAAATAAGTGAAGAATTAAGGCAAACATTTAATCAAATGGCAGCATCACAAATCGAGGAAATAAAAAAACATTATGATTCAATAATAGAGAAAATACCAAAACTCCCATCACCAGAGGAGCAAAAAGAAACAAGATTTAAAGAAATGGTAGTAAGAAGAAGAGTAGAAGCTGCTCTTGAACATGAAGCTATTGAAATGTGGTCTACAAAATCAGAAAGCGAGAGATATAAAAAGGTAGGACTATTTAGGAAAGAAGAAGACTTTAATAAAAGGTATGAATTCATTAGGAATTATATAAATGAAAATTATGAAGAAAAGTTAAAAAAAGAATTTGATCTATAA
- a CDS encoding antitoxin VbhA family protein: protein MEEKDKAMLNEKALEYAKGTAAIEGLYLSKEQEKLIREKAEGKITHEEFIKKAVELANGK from the coding sequence TTGGAAGAAAAAGATAAAGCCATGTTAAATGAAAAAGCGTTAGAGTATGCAAAAGGTACGGCAGCTATTGAAGGTTTATATTTATCTAAAGAACAAGAAAAATTAATTAGAGAAAAGGCGGAAGGGAAAATTACTCACGAAGAATTTATTAAAAAAGCAGTGGAGTTAGCAAATGGGAAATAG
- a CDS encoding Fic family protein, with amino-acid sequence MGNRPSKNWYPGTEVLINKFNIKDEKILSELENTLVTERLRELYIKPLNGSFGMKHLQKIHKYIFQDIYSFAGQIRDETIGKNFTRFAPAGNIVSYGNTIMKQLKDEKSLKGLTKEEFSERCSYYFGEINLLHPFPEGNGRTQREYFRLLGLKNGYEINWSIIAQEEMLKASIKAQLDDKAFVNIFNKIIANEEPKQELIRQYKSLSKQKELEL; translated from the coding sequence ATGGGAAATAGGCCTTCAAAAAATTGGTATCCAGGAACAGAAGTATTAATAAATAAATTTAATATTAAAGATGAAAAAATATTATCTGAACTTGAAAATACATTAGTTACTGAACGGTTGCGTGAACTTTATATTAAACCATTAAATGGATCCTTTGGTATGAAGCATTTGCAAAAAATCCATAAATACATTTTTCAAGATATATATTCATTTGCTGGACAAATTAGAGATGAAACAATTGGTAAGAATTTCACTAGATTTGCACCTGCAGGTAATATTGTTTCATATGGAAACACCATAATGAAACAGTTGAAAGATGAGAAGTCTCTAAAAGGATTGACTAAAGAAGAGTTCTCAGAAAGATGCTCTTATTATTTTGGAGAAATTAATCTTTTGCACCCATTTCCAGAAGGAAATGGGAGAACACAGAGAGAGTATTTTAGGTTATTAGGACTGAAAAATGGATATGAAATAAACTGGTCTATAATTGCTCAGGAAGAGATGTTAAAAGCATCTATAAAAGCACAATTGGATGATAAGGCATTTGTAAATATTTTTAACAAGATAATAGCAAATGAAGAACCTAAACAAGAACTTATTAGACAATACAAATCTCTATCTAAACAAAAAGAATTAGAATTATGA
- the mobQ gene encoding MobQ family relaxase, producing the protein MAIYHLSGQIMSRISKHTGNPKSPLAAAAYRSGEKLVDEVDNQAFFYKRDIVPVTHILVPPHAPDWATNREKLWNEVNRIEKNYNAQFAREFNVALPVELTNEQQEKLTLDFCQEAFVDRGMVADIAIHRDDINNPHFHVMLTVRPFNEDGTWGVKAKREYKFDKNGEHILDKNGNKAFNKVDTTDWNSKEIFNSWRKLWADKANQYLEKYEIKQIISHLSNENRGLEEMPTIHEGYVARQMEKNGQKSERISFNKEVKKYNKTISDLQKYKVKKDQLIYQNKFVRKFSPSEKKHLSDIAKELKMFINMKTINERRVQLEGWKKSIQFTKDNESKLNQLSRIEKEETLINNAEEIFDSESTRFIKEYYPTWDVDSFSLDEKIALVEKTISNKVLLSDDEIDAIEYEVSSENLLKEINELLHNRYAFVLTINQMLKGLFNSRIQLEKQLNIRQNKLEVTLREASEKNLQEFQKWKINIKDTNALFEARDLINDFYNLEINKWYPSIDIKTLSLEEKEILVVGTEYYEKPITLESIQSLHRYTVEEQIKLIRLLTSDDTKKDQNVTKAFPNFQVNNPRYLLLFKDECLRNISELPKYEANKLKVIDPVEFALSEIDNSPLMKDFNAKINEEIIQYKSSNSLPFLSSGVTSGLFQGILEKRNFSSKKQFEDDLKSKKGKRKNIHQGPSL; encoded by the coding sequence ATGGCTATTTATCATTTAAGTGGACAGATTATGAGCAGAATTTCAAAACATACAGGAAATCCAAAAAGCCCGTTAGCTGCAGCTGCTTATCGTTCTGGAGAAAAGCTAGTTGATGAAGTAGACAATCAGGCATTTTTCTATAAACGGGATATTGTTCCAGTTACTCATATTCTTGTTCCTCCTCACGCACCTGATTGGGCAACAAATCGAGAGAAGCTTTGGAATGAAGTGAATAGAATTGAAAAGAATTATAATGCACAATTTGCGAGAGAATTTAATGTCGCTCTTCCTGTTGAGTTAACAAATGAGCAACAAGAAAAACTAACTTTAGATTTTTGTCAGGAAGCATTTGTCGATCGTGGAATGGTCGCTGATATTGCAATACATAGAGATGATATTAACAATCCTCACTTTCATGTAATGTTAACTGTTAGACCTTTTAATGAAGATGGAACTTGGGGAGTTAAAGCAAAAAGAGAATACAAGTTTGATAAAAATGGGGAGCATATTCTAGATAAAAACGGTAATAAAGCTTTCAACAAAGTTGATACAACTGATTGGAATAGTAAAGAAATTTTTAATAGTTGGAGAAAATTATGGGCTGACAAAGCGAATCAATATTTGGAGAAATATGAAATTAAACAAATTATTTCTCATCTTTCGAACGAAAATCGTGGACTTGAAGAAATGCCAACAATCCACGAAGGATATGTTGCGCGTCAAATGGAGAAGAATGGACAAAAATCAGAACGTATTTCTTTCAACAAAGAAGTGAAAAAATATAATAAAACTATTTCTGATTTGCAGAAATATAAAGTGAAAAAAGATCAACTAATTTATCAAAATAAATTTGTTCGTAAGTTCTCTCCATCGGAGAAAAAACATCTTAGTGATATAGCTAAAGAGTTAAAAATGTTTATTAATATGAAGACTATAAATGAAAGAAGAGTGCAGTTAGAAGGTTGGAAAAAATCTATACAGTTTACTAAAGACAATGAATCGAAATTGAATCAATTGTCACGAATTGAAAAGGAAGAAACTCTAATTAATAATGCTGAGGAAATATTTGATTCTGAGAGTACCAGATTTATTAAAGAGTACTATCCTACGTGGGATGTTGATAGCTTTAGCCTTGATGAAAAAATTGCACTCGTTGAAAAAACTATCTCGAACAAGGTCTTATTGTCAGATGATGAAATAGATGCAATTGAGTATGAAGTAAGTTCTGAGAATTTATTAAAAGAAATTAATGAATTACTACACAATAGATATGCCTTTGTTCTAACGATTAATCAAATGTTAAAAGGGTTATTTAATTCAAGAATACAATTAGAAAAGCAATTAAACATAAGGCAAAATAAATTAGAAGTAACATTAAGAGAAGCATCAGAAAAAAATCTACAAGAATTTCAAAAATGGAAAATTAACATAAAAGATACAAACGCATTATTTGAAGCTCGTGATTTAATAAATGATTTTTATAACTTGGAAATTAATAAGTGGTATCCATCTATTGATATTAAAACATTATCATTAGAAGAGAAAGAAATTTTAGTTGTTGGTACAGAGTATTATGAAAAACCTATAACGTTAGAATCCATTCAATCGCTTCATCGTTATACAGTTGAAGAACAGATTAAACTAATCAGGTTATTGACTAGTGATGATACGAAAAAAGACCAAAATGTTACTAAGGCGTTTCCAAACTTCCAAGTCAATAATCCTCGTTACTTGTTGTTATTTAAGGATGAATGTTTGAGAAATATTAGTGAATTACCGAAATATGAAGCGAATAAGTTAAAAGTAATTGACCCTGTGGAATTTGCTTTAAGTGAAATTGATAATAGTCCGTTAATGAAAGATTTTAATGCAAAGATTAATGAAGAAATTATTCAATATAAATCAAGTAATTCTCTTCCTTTCCTTTCTTCAGGAGTAACCAGTGGATTATTCCAAGGTATCTTAGAAAAGAGAAATTTTAGCTCAAAAAAACAGTTTGAAGATGATTTGAAATCTAAAAAAGGGAAAAGAAAAAATATTCATCAAGGCCCTTCTCTATAA
- the istB gene encoding IS21-like element helper ATPase IstB — translation MSKSVMEIQQSFRQLRMVETADGLTDLLRKAEQKSWTYLELLEELTTFELKKREEKSIEKRLNWARFPYHRPIHMFRVEEQDAITERQLKQLREYEWLEQNYNLILLGPPGAGKTLLSVGLGIEAINKGFQVYFITMGELIQLLKTEEYVNKSKIQLKRLRASDLVIIDDIMYMAMDQREATLFFQLVHQLYEQSSLILTSNRSPEEWTEIVGNQGMMTAILDRLLHRVEVIHMNNESHRLKNQQRIFKD, via the coding sequence GTGAGTAAAAGTGTCATGGAAATCCAGCAATCTTTTCGACAGTTAAGGATGGTGGAAACTGCAGATGGTCTCACTGATCTCCTTCGCAAGGCGGAACAGAAATCTTGGACCTATCTCGAGTTATTAGAAGAATTAACCACGTTTGAACTTAAAAAGCGAGAAGAGAAAAGTATTGAAAAGCGATTGAACTGGGCACGATTCCCTTACCATAGACCGATTCATATGTTCCGAGTCGAGGAACAAGACGCAATTACTGAAAGGCAATTAAAGCAGCTACGTGAATATGAGTGGCTTGAACAAAACTATAATCTCATACTACTTGGACCGCCAGGTGCAGGCAAGACGCTACTTTCCGTGGGACTTGGTATTGAAGCAATCAATAAGGGATTTCAAGTATATTTCATAACAATGGGTGAGTTGATTCAGTTACTTAAGACAGAGGAGTACGTAAATAAATCTAAGATCCAGTTGAAGCGCTTGCGCGCTTCTGATCTGGTTATAATTGATGACATCATGTATATGGCAATGGATCAACGAGAAGCTACCCTTTTCTTTCAATTAGTCCACCAACTATACGAGCAAAGTTCTTTAATTTTGACATCCAATAGAAGTCCTGAAGAGTGGACAGAGATTGTCGGAAATCAAGGAATGATGACCGCAATATTGGATCGATTATTGCATCGTGTCGAGGTTATTCATATGAATAATGAAAGTCATCGACTGAAGAATCAACAAAGGATTTTTAAAGATTAA
- the istA gene encoding IS21 family transposase, translating into MEEKLMIYLEIHQLTKQRLRVSQIAKRLKISRTTVYKYLEMTFEEAVNEFDIGERKKILDPYRDWIVNWLKEYPSLSGAQIFDWLQERFPNIKVGESTVRRYVNEVRELYQIEKKEESREYESVDELPPGKQLQVDWGQAVQKDIYGKEIRLYFIAFVLAHSRNKYMWWLNRPFTTEDTMRCHELAFQYYGGVPEEVVYDQDNLIAVSENAGDLILTKGFQKYIQQRKFRVYLCRKADPESKGKVENVVKYIKNNFAKNRVYSTLEDWNNRSLKWLERTGNFKVHNTTKKRPCEVFLLEKQHLRKISNPLSYESNYTEIITRNVRKDNTVHFKSNRYSVPVGTYTRQAIVHLHIADYVLKICDPSTGEIIAEHSISQDKGRLVKNRNHSRERSKSLDLLRQELIALLAHDNATNYIDKVSKDYGRYRRDQFTLIKKVAQENKEWVHLALEKCINEGLYSANSFRDVVGFLKQTSLDQQHRIIEESDKIPVDIDVQTRGMDQYLQLMGGKYGE; encoded by the coding sequence ATGGAGGAAAAGTTAATGATATATTTAGAGATTCACCAATTAACTAAACAAAGATTAAGAGTTTCTCAAATTGCTAAAAGATTAAAGATTTCCCGAACTACTGTGTATAAATATTTGGAAATGACTTTTGAAGAAGCTGTAAATGAATTTGATATTGGTGAACGAAAAAAGATATTGGATCCCTATCGGGATTGGATTGTCAATTGGCTGAAGGAATATCCCTCCCTCAGTGGAGCTCAGATTTTTGATTGGCTACAGGAAAGGTTTCCAAATATTAAAGTCGGAGAAAGCACAGTGCGACGCTATGTAAATGAAGTAAGAGAACTGTATCAAATTGAAAAGAAAGAAGAATCACGTGAATATGAGTCTGTCGATGAACTACCACCAGGAAAACAGCTGCAGGTTGATTGGGGACAAGCTGTCCAAAAGGATATATATGGTAAGGAAATACGCCTCTATTTCATTGCGTTCGTACTAGCACATTCCCGGAATAAATATATGTGGTGGCTCAACAGACCCTTCACTACCGAGGACACTATGCGCTGTCATGAACTAGCTTTTCAATATTATGGTGGTGTCCCTGAAGAAGTTGTATATGATCAGGACAATTTGATTGCGGTAAGTGAGAATGCAGGAGACCTAATCTTGACTAAAGGATTCCAAAAATATATTCAGCAAAGAAAGTTTCGAGTGTATCTATGTAGAAAGGCTGACCCTGAATCTAAAGGGAAAGTCGAGAATGTCGTAAAATACATAAAGAACAACTTTGCCAAGAACCGAGTGTATTCTACACTGGAAGATTGGAACAACCGTAGCCTAAAATGGCTTGAAAGAACCGGAAACTTCAAGGTGCATAATACAACTAAAAAGAGACCTTGCGAAGTGTTTCTCCTGGAAAAGCAACACTTGCGAAAGATCTCTAATCCGCTTTCTTACGAAAGCAACTATACTGAAATTATAACAAGGAATGTCCGTAAGGACAATACGGTGCACTTCAAATCGAATCGATATTCTGTACCTGTGGGTACATATACTAGACAAGCAATAGTCCATTTACACATCGCTGACTATGTACTGAAGATTTGTGACCCTTCCACAGGAGAAATTATTGCGGAGCATTCTATCTCTCAAGATAAAGGGAGACTAGTCAAGAATAGGAACCATTCTCGTGAGCGGTCCAAGTCGCTCGACTTATTAAGACAAGAACTGATCGCCCTTCTTGCCCATGATAACGCGACAAACTACATAGATAAAGTCAGCAAAGACTATGGACGTTATCGACGAGACCAATTCACACTGATTAAAAAAGTGGCTCAAGAAAACAAGGAATGGGTCCACTTAGCGCTTGAGAAGTGTATAAATGAAGGTCTGTACAGCGCCAATAGCTTTCGTGATGTCGTGGGATTTCTCAAGCAAACATCACTTGATCAGCAACATAGAATCATAGAGGAGAGCGACAAAATCCCAGTAGATATAGATGTTCAGACTAGAGGAATGGATCAATACCTCCAATTGATGGGAGGAAAATATGGTGAGTAA
- a CDS encoding HNH endonuclease yields the protein MFSIVSFSELRSSDLIPGEIYEAGKTGSFFKDEVISNIFKFNNLKGIGNQSGIRRTLIEKNPSLKTEDAFVVLLDTKSNPEWPNEYNRSTKILKYYGDNQDPKKEYLDTKQKGNVAFEKYYHRCYSDSTGHIAPFLYFERINGRDARFIGIAVPYVKELPKDKALELKQFIKPGEGSYDNYVAYFTVLEVPVPRQWLYDLKVGNYNSEYTPTPWYNFLKFRDISSNNDFYIRFPNPKTTTPVNNTGYRMTTYRKTQSQFRSLLLKRESGCQICNLSIPSLLIASHIIPWAIADETQKIDLNNGLLLCISHDALFDKGFISFDENGKIIISNELPRLEFERLQIHEQMSITIIPEQEHYLQIHRKAMRSH from the coding sequence GTGTTTTCAATAGTAAGTTTCTCAGAATTACGAAGTTCTGATTTAATACCTGGTGAAATATATGAGGCAGGGAAAACAGGTAGCTTCTTTAAAGATGAAGTAATTAGCAATATCTTTAAGTTTAATAACTTAAAAGGTATTGGAAATCAAAGTGGCATTCGTCGAACATTGATTGAAAAAAATCCTTCTTTAAAAACTGAAGATGCATTTGTAGTACTCTTAGACACGAAAAGCAATCCAGAATGGCCTAATGAATATAATAGGTCTACTAAGATATTAAAGTATTATGGTGATAATCAAGATCCAAAAAAAGAATACTTGGATACAAAACAAAAAGGTAATGTAGCGTTTGAGAAGTATTACCACCGTTGTTATAGTGATTCAACCGGGCATATTGCTCCTTTCCTATATTTCGAACGTATAAATGGTAGAGATGCTCGTTTCATTGGAATTGCAGTTCCTTATGTAAAAGAATTACCGAAAGACAAAGCTTTAGAATTAAAACAATTCATAAAACCAGGTGAAGGTAGTTATGATAACTATGTAGCTTATTTTACAGTATTAGAAGTACCCGTACCAAGGCAATGGCTCTACGACTTAAAAGTAGGTAATTATAATAGTGAATATACGCCAACTCCCTGGTACAATTTCTTAAAATTTAGAGATATATCATCCAATAATGATTTCTATATACGTTTCCCAAATCCGAAGACAACCACTCCCGTAAATAATACTGGTTACCGAATGACTACATATCGGAAAACTCAATCACAATTTCGTAGTCTATTACTCAAACGGGAATCTGGTTGCCAAATATGTAATTTATCTATACCTTCATTATTGATTGCAAGTCATATAATACCTTGGGCAATTGCAGATGAAACACAAAAAATAGATCTTAATAACGGGCTTTTACTCTGTATTTCACATGATGCATTATTTGATAAAGGATTTATTAGTTTTGATGAGAACGGGAAAATCATCATTTCAAATGAACTACCACGATTAGAGTTTGAACGACTTCAAATTCATGAACAAATGTCCATTACAATAATTCCTGAACAAGAGCATTATTTACAAATTCATCGAAAAGCAATGCGTAGCCATTAA
- a CDS encoding GIY-YIG nuclease family protein: MNRDGLGENVVFEELETILIKSKIVNMFNLNKTDEVFNQGLDGVAYRVKPNIYKIRAFELYGETEEEKFFRIYHARDINENLLNTLHSIPGIVRKTQQTVDYRVSFYEELATKITDVLSSAEIIKESKATSRMARASKFEGLELPDVDVSQDEVIGRIFTWREIIAIYEDNSEDNTLKSILSQKGVYIQRSEDGKSRYIGSAYSEGGGILGRWMAHLNSLGDAQHLNLFVLEYGYNCIVFSVLEFVDGTTSEIIQKESAWKRTLGTVNHGPYNGIQLNNN; this comes from the coding sequence ATGAATAGAGACGGATTAGGGGAGAATGTTGTGTTTGAGGAATTAGAAACGATTTTAATCAAAAGCAAAATAGTTAATATGTTTAATTTAAACAAGACAGATGAAGTTTTTAATCAAGGTCTAGACGGGGTAGCATACAGAGTAAAACCAAACATATATAAAATAAGGGCATTTGAATTGTATGGGGAAACAGAGGAAGAAAAATTCTTTCGAATTTATCACGCTAGAGATATTAACGAAAACCTTCTTAACACATTACACTCCATACCCGGTATAGTAAGGAAGACACAACAAACGGTAGACTATCGAGTTTCCTTTTACGAAGAGTTGGCCACCAAAATAACAGATGTTCTATCTAGCGCGGAAATTATTAAAGAATCAAAAGCAACAAGTAGAATGGCAAGAGCATCTAAGTTTGAAGGTCTTGAACTTCCAGACGTAGACGTATCACAAGATGAAGTAATAGGTCGTATTTTTACTTGGAGAGAGATTATCGCTATCTATGAGGACAACTCAGAGGATAATACATTAAAATCAATATTGAGTCAAAAAGGTGTCTATATTCAACGGTCTGAGGACGGGAAAAGCAGATATATCGGTAGTGCTTATTCCGAAGGAGGGGGCATACTAGGAAGATGGATGGCCCATTTAAACTCATTAGGGGATGCTCAACATCTCAACCTATTCGTTTTAGAGTACGGTTATAATTGTATTGTGTTTTCTGTACTGGAATTTGTAGATGGAACAACCTCAGAGATTATCCAAAAGGAATCAGCTTGGAAAAGAACACTCGGAACAGTGAACCACGGACCTTATAATGGTATACAGCTGAACAACAACTAA